A part of Pseudomonadota bacterium genomic DNA contains:
- a CDS encoding peptidylprolyl isomerase — protein sequence MHFRVVLMLMILLLPLSAAAEQKTDPAGKNVVMETTMGTMKIELFDKEAPLSADNFRNYVKQGFYDGLIFHRVIPGFMIQGGGFEPGLKKKNTGRPIPNEATNGLKNKRGTLSMARTSNIHSATSQFFINVVDNVSLDHRGTQPQNFGYAVFGRVVEGMDVADKIVSAPTTSVGGHRDVPRKDIVILKAYLE from the coding sequence ATGCATTTCAGAGTGGTGTTGATGCTGATGATCCTGCTGTTGCCGCTTTCTGCAGCGGCGGAACAGAAAACCGATCCCGCCGGGAAGAACGTGGTCATGGAGACAACCATGGGGACCATGAAGATCGAACTCTTCGACAAGGAAGCGCCCCTGTCGGCGGACAACTTCAGAAACTATGTCAAACAGGGGTTTTATGACGGGCTCATCTTCCATCGGGTCATTCCCGGTTTCATGATCCAGGGGGGCGGATTTGAACCGGGATTGAAGAAGAAAAATACCGGCAGGCCGATACCGAATGAAGCGACCAATGGTCTGAAGAACAAACGCGGCACCCTGTCCATGGCCAGAACCAGCAATATTCACAGTGCGACCAGTCAGTTCTTCATCAATGTCGTTGACAACGTCAGTCTCGATCACCGGGGAACCCAGCCCCAGAATTTCGGATACGCCGTCTTCGGCAGAGTTGTTGAAGGAATGGACGTGGCGGACAAGATTGTTTCGGCGCCGACGACCTCGGTTGGCGGCCACCGGGATGTTCCCAGAAAGGATATTGTGATCCTCAAGGCATATCTTGAATAG
- a CDS encoding glucosaminidase domain-containing protein, giving the protein MDETIEPLFEPSQALLGDEKKEPVPCVEPIRFGNIEVDGLNVQACLAVTLCAFLILISVLRFSPADYFMQQNIQAVNQPQYIDVGSGEELVQSLKENGLWEIDEQDRVPPVIFSGFPESINNLHIEVKKKSFLHAMVPAALIALAEIENEKKALQSILARFPQGFKELVFSDDFAVWGRVLTMDEIEFVLMLTRKYRTNRAAELHKRIDLIPISLILAQGAIESSWGTSRFAQLGNNLFGIWTWGEKGIVPAGRDDGKQHKIATYDTIIDSIRAYIIMINRLPAYRNFREIRSKTSNPMKLADGLLYYSERRDAYVWEVKNLIRYNKLTAYDALTLADAPETPVMMKSSFILARYGKKAV; this is encoded by the coding sequence ATGGACGAAACCATTGAACCGCTGTTTGAACCTTCTCAAGCCCTCCTGGGTGACGAGAAGAAAGAACCTGTGCCCTGTGTCGAACCGATCCGGTTCGGCAACATCGAAGTGGACGGCCTGAATGTTCAGGCCTGCCTTGCCGTAACTCTGTGTGCATTCCTGATTCTGATCTCTGTCCTCAGATTTTCGCCTGCTGATTATTTTATGCAGCAGAATATCCAGGCTGTCAACCAGCCCCAGTATATTGATGTCGGATCCGGAGAGGAGCTTGTCCAGTCGCTTAAGGAAAACGGGCTCTGGGAAATCGACGAGCAGGACCGGGTGCCCCCCGTAATATTTTCCGGGTTCCCGGAAAGCATCAACAACCTGCATATTGAGGTCAAGAAGAAAAGCTTTCTTCATGCCATGGTTCCCGCCGCTCTGATCGCCCTCGCCGAGATTGAAAACGAGAAAAAAGCCCTGCAAAGTATCCTTGCCAGATTTCCTCAAGGTTTCAAGGAGCTGGTTTTTTCAGATGATTTTGCGGTCTGGGGGCGGGTTCTGACCATGGACGAAATAGAATTTGTCCTGATGCTGACCAGAAAATACCGGACAAACCGCGCAGCCGAACTCCACAAGAGGATCGATTTGATCCCGATCAGTCTGATCCTGGCGCAGGGGGCCATCGAGTCGTCCTGGGGCACCTCCCGTTTTGCCCAGCTGGGGAACAATCTCTTCGGCATCTGGACCTGGGGCGAAAAAGGAATTGTCCCAGCCGGGCGTGACGATGGCAAACAGCACAAGATTGCCACCTACGACACCATAATCGATTCGATCAGGGCCTATATCATCATGATCAACCGCCTGCCCGCCTATCGGAATTTCAGGGAGATCAGGAGCAAAACCAGCAACCCCATGAAACTTGCGGATGGCCTGTTATATTATTCGGAACGTCGCGATGCTTACGTCTGGGAAGTAAAAAATCTCATCAGATACAACAAATTGACTGCCTATGACGCACTGACCCTTGCCGATGCACCGGAGACACCTGTCATGATGAAGTCTTCGTTTATACTCGCCCGGTATGGCAAAAAGGCCGTCTGA
- a CDS encoding polysaccharide deacetylase family protein, with translation MVSFDANGCYELSDIYRGIPVNYPPRIHKYLVFCLVLLCSLITFCPSIPSYASELHTPEVTALIYHRFGEDRYPSTNVSMDRFREQMAYLLAHQYQVIPLSRLVDSIIDNKPLPDKSVVITIDDGYRSVYENAWPVLKSFGFPFTVFIYVQGIDREYPDYMNWDQLKEMQESGVDIQDHGYAHERLVNRPAGLDDAAYRSWISADMVKSSRIMMEKMGRRPRFYAIPYGEYNLQVIEEAKSIGYDAVFSQDPGSISRYTDPYLIPREPILGDNWSTVRHFEEVLQRVDLPLKDITPTVGNLNTVPTSFGARILSPGKYVQSSFNIYVSEFGWMHPEVVGDLVSVKNETPLTKRLNRVIVKARERESGRTAIRSWLLVNN, from the coding sequence ATGGTCTCTTTCGATGCAAATGGCTGCTATGAACTCTCTGATATCTACCGGGGAATTCCTGTAAATTATCCCCCCCGGATTCACAAATACCTTGTTTTCTGTCTTGTTTTACTCTGCAGTCTTATCACCTTTTGCCCCTCCATCCCAAGTTATGCCTCTGAGCTGCATACTCCGGAAGTTACCGCTCTGATTTATCACCGTTTCGGTGAAGACAGATATCCTTCAACCAACGTTTCCATGGACAGATTCCGGGAGCAGATGGCGTATCTGCTTGCCCATCAGTATCAGGTGATCCCGTTGTCCCGGCTTGTGGATTCAATCATCGACAATAAACCCTTGCCCGACAAGTCGGTTGTCATCACCATCGACGACGGGTACCGCAGTGTTTATGAAAATGCCTGGCCCGTTCTTAAATCATTCGGTTTCCCGTTCACGGTTTTTATCTATGTGCAGGGGATTGATCGTGAATATCCCGATTACATGAACTGGGATCAGCTTAAAGAGATGCAGGAGAGCGGGGTTGATATCCAGGACCATGGATATGCCCATGAAAGACTGGTCAACCGGCCTGCCGGGCTCGATGATGCCGCATATCGAAGCTGGATCAGCGCCGATATGGTGAAAAGCTCGAGGATCATGATGGAAAAAATGGGCCGGAGACCCAGATTTTACGCGATTCCCTACGGGGAATACAATCTCCAGGTCATTGAGGAGGCGAAGAGCATTGGCTATGACGCGGTCTTTTCCCAGGATCCCGGGTCGATCAGCCGGTATACCGACCCCTATCTGATCCCCAGAGAGCCGATTCTCGGTGACAACTGGTCAACTGTCCGTCATTTTGAAGAGGTGTTGCAGCGGGTTGATTTACCGCTCAAGGATATTACCCCGACAGTAGGCAACCTCAACACCGTGCCGACCTCTTTTGGGGCAAGAATTCTTTCCCCAGGAAAATATGTTCAGTCGAGTTTCAATATTTATGTCAGTGAATTCGGCTGGATGCACCCGGAAGTTGTAGGAGATCTGGTCAGCGTAAAAAACGAAACGCCTTTGACCAAGCGGTTGAACAGGGTGATCGTCAAGGCACGGGAGAGGGAAAGCGGCAGGACCGCGATCCGCTCCTGGCTGCTTGTGAACAACTGA